A window from Electrophorus electricus isolate fEleEle1 chromosome 7, fEleEle1.pri, whole genome shotgun sequence encodes these proteins:
- the LOC113569358 gene encoding antigen WC1.1-like — MRDAAVVCRELGCGEAEAAVHNAHFGPGSGPVLKGYANCGGSESTLNECFIGHNNYYCGSHAGDAGVICSGRKSRLTDGPHLCSGRVELLHNGTWTTVCDANFDQQDAEVVCRELDCGLPGEVLGAAAFGRGEGPVWTEELQCRGNESDIYSCPITSSPKLCSHDNDVGLICSGYTAAHLVNGWDSCSGRVELQYLSDWGSVCGDGWDMRAASVLCGQLKCGSAVAVLGADWFGEGSDHIWADVFHCHGNETHLSECPISSWSRTACSHKQDAGVICNGSSQAFHEGRVRLSGGRECEGQVEVYFIQDWRRVLLDSRSVSEASVICRQLGCGSVLNFSSSSPSSPEQHSHMCMMGFNCSGSEAHLGNCSSANLLNLSCSSREQLSITCSGVFNSGHSSIRLVGSGGDCAGRLEVFLNGSWGTVCDDSWDIEDAQVVCRQLQCGVALSTHVPAWFGPGTGPIWLNEVQCDGSETSMWDCRYQLCGEDECGHQEDVGVVCSEFKEMRLSEGCEGNLEFFYNGTWGNVCVNGMNEKTVSLVCRELNCGRTGSESPSRARVESSPNWLDQVKCRKHDSTLWHCPSEPWGQNDCDNHIEVAHITCSGERNYHVQQSHVKCSSSSSQSQCSNHLPLRLRGAEGSCSGRLEIYHNAAWGSICDDQWDISDAEVVCRQLGCGKALRADGSAAFGAGEGVIWLNRVKCRGDEIHLWDCSYSLKNHTDCSHKEDAGVTCAEQPLPPTASSRTTTRNPSTTVGQRTTASCPQTPPAAALSLLSVVLLGVLLFLVLVLLSGLVYQNRVLSRVLFSRYTPRFNVLSNAVYEEINHRLIIKRTNNSAQRGSVLSEAQHSGYEDVDQELLSESLHGPGVEDVAENYDDVITADQDSAVVTEEMTENYDDVISTGLNLNIIAVDTPENSDDVINAGQDVRGVNGVFNSGHSSIRLVGSGGDCAGRLEVFLSGSWGTVCDDSWDIEDAQVVCRQLQCGVALSAHIPAWFGPGTGPIWLNEVQCEGNEISMWNCRYQLCGQDECGH, encoded by the exons atgagagatgctgcagtggtgtgtagagagctgggttGTGGGGAGGCTGAAGCTGCAGTACataatgctcactttggaccaggatcaggaccagtACTGAAGGGGTATGCAAACTGTGGgggatcagagtctacactgaatgaatgtttcattGGTCATAATAATTACTACTGTGGGTCTCATGCTGgagatgctggagtcatctgttcAGGTAG GAAATCCAGACTTACTGACGGTcctcacctgtgctctgggagagtggagtTACTTCATAATGGgacctggaccacagtgtgtgatgctaactttgaccagcaggatgcagaggttgtgtgtagagaacTGGACTGTGGGCTTCCTggggaggtgctgggagcagctgcttttggcagaggggagggcccggtgtggacagaggagcttcagtgcAGAGGCAACGAATCTGATATTTACTCCTGTCCAATAACGTCTTCACCCAAACTTTGTTCCCATGATAATGACGTGGGACTAATATGTTCAG GTTACACAGCGGCACATCTGGTTAATGGCTGGGACTCCTGTTCTGGTCGAGTGGAGCTCCAGTACCTCAGTGACTGGGGCTCAGTTTGTGGTGATGGTTGGGATATGAGagctgccagtgtcctctgtggacagctgaagtgtgggagtgctgtggctgtgttgggggcagactggtttggggaggggagtgaCCACATCTGGGCTGATGTGTTTCACTGTCATGGGAACgagacacacctgtcagaatgtcccatctcatcatggagtcgAACAGCATGTTCTCATaaacaggatgctggagtcatctgcaatG gttcctctcaggcctttcatgaggGGCGAGTGCGGttgtctggagggagggagtgtgaggggcaggtTGAGGTTTACTTCATCCAGGACTGGAGGAGAGTTCTCCTGGACTCCCGGAGTGTGTCTGAGGCCTCAGTgatctgcagacagctgggttgtggttctgtgttgaacttctccagctcctctccatccagccctgaacaacacagccacatgtgTATGATGGGTTTcaattgttctgggagtgaagctcatctggggaactgcagcagtgcaaacctcctcaacctgtcctgcagctccagggaacagctgtcaatcacctgctctg gtgtgtttaaCTCAGGCCACAGCTCCATCAGACTGGTTGGTTCTGGTGGAGATTGTGCAGGAAGACTGGAGGTTTTCCTCAACGGCTCATGGGGAActgtgtgtgatgactcatggGATATTGAGGATGCCcaggtggtgtgcaggcagctgcagtgtggagtggcccTCAGTACCCACGTACCAGCCTGGTTTGGTCCTGGAACTGGACCCATATggctgaatgaggtgcagtgtgacGGGAGCGAGACGTCCATGTGGGACTGTAGGTATCAGCTCTGTGGAGAAGATGAGTGTGGACATCAAGAGGATGTAGGAGTGGTGTGTTCAG AATTCAAAGAAATGAGACTCAGTGAGGGGTGTGAAGGGAATCTGGAATTTTTCTATAATGGAAcctgggggaatgtgtgtgtgaatgggatgaATGAAAAAACAGTAAGTTTGGTCTGTCGAGAGCTGAACTGTGGAAGAACAGGCAGTGAGTCCCCATCCAGAGCAAGAGTTGAATCATCTCCTaactggctggatcaggtgaaaTGTAGGAAGCATGACTCCACTCTGTGGCACTGCCCATCTGAACCCTGGGGACAGAATGATTGTGATAATCACATTGAGGTGGCTCACATTACTTGTTCTG gagagagaaattatCATGTGCAGCAAAGTCATGTGaaatgctcctcctcttcctcccagagCCAGTGCTCCA atcacctgcctctcaggctgaggggagcagagggaagctgctctgggaggctgGAGATTTATCATAACGCTGCGTGGGgctccatctgtgatgatcagtgggacatcagtgatgctgaggtggtctgcagacagctgggctgtgggaaggcactGAGGGCTGATGGCAGTGCTGCCTTTGGTGCTGGTGAAGGGGTGATCTGGCTGAATAGAGTGAAGTGTAGAGGGGATGAAATTcacctgtgggactgcagttattcactgaagaaccacactgactgctcccacaaagaggatgctggagtcaCCTGTGCAG AGCAACCTTTGCCCCCCACTGCTAGCTCCAGAACAACCACCAGAAACCCCAGCACCACAG TTGGTCAGAGGACAACAGCCAGTTGCCCACAAactccaccagcagctgctcTGTCCCTCCTTTCGGTGGTTCTCCTgggagtgctgctcttcctggtcttagtgcttctctctgggctggtttaccagaacagagtGCTCAGTAGAG TGCTCTTTAGTCGTTACACCCCCAGGTTCAACGTTCTATCTAATGCAGTCTATGAGGAGATCAACCACAGACTCATCATTAAAAGAACCAATAACTCTGCTCAAAGGG GAAGTGTCCTTTCTGAAGCCCAGCATTCAGGATATGAGGATGTGGATCAGGAGCTTCTCTCAG AGTCTCTGCATGGCCCTGGTGTAGAGGACGTAGCTGAgaattatgatgatgtcattactgCTGATCAGGACTCTGCTGTTGTGACAG AGGAGATGACAGAGAACTATGATGATGTTATTAGCACTGGACTAAACCTCAACATTATAGCAG TGGacacaccagagaacagtgatgacGTCATCAATGCTGGACAGGATGTAAGAGGTGTAAATG